A single genomic interval of Streptomyces sp. BA2 harbors:
- a CDS encoding GlxA family transcriptional regulator, whose amino-acid sequence MPPFVTIAAYAPKGVGILGAGIVSEVFDERGPGLPRFDFALCTDRPGQVRTDAGVPITVEHGLERLAVADLVIALPWADFRTPPAPAVLDALTAAHERGGLVAGHCVGAFALAAAGLLDGRRATTHWRFAELLAQRYPDVTVEAEALYIDEGQVVTGAGAAAGFDLSLHLLRREYGAATANTIARDLVLPSHRDGGQAQYLAAPVPEDCQDDRLAEVLAWARAHLHEPLPVAELARRALMSRRSFARRFTAATGTTPHAWLVNLRLSSAEELLETTDLPVEEIAHRVGYGSAAVLREQFVRRRGVPPRSYRRAFTRAP is encoded by the coding sequence ATGCCGCCTTTCGTGACCATCGCCGCCTACGCCCCGAAGGGCGTCGGCATTCTCGGCGCCGGCATCGTCTCCGAGGTGTTCGACGAACGGGGGCCCGGCCTGCCCCGCTTCGACTTCGCCCTGTGCACCGACCGGCCGGGGCAGGTCCGCACCGACGCGGGAGTGCCGATCACCGTGGAGCACGGCCTGGAGCGGCTCGCCGTCGCCGACCTCGTGATCGCCCTGCCCTGGGCCGACTTCCGTACGCCGCCCGCGCCTGCCGTGCTCGACGCGCTCACCGCGGCGCACGAGCGGGGCGGGCTCGTCGCGGGGCACTGTGTCGGCGCGTTCGCCCTGGCCGCGGCGGGGCTGCTCGACGGGCGGCGCGCCACCACCCACTGGCGTTTCGCGGAGCTCCTTGCCCAGCGGTACCCGGACGTCACCGTCGAGGCCGAGGCGCTTTACATCGACGAAGGGCAGGTCGTCACGGGCGCGGGAGCCGCCGCGGGCTTCGACCTCAGCCTGCATCTGCTCAGACGCGAGTACGGCGCGGCGACGGCCAACACCATCGCCCGGGACCTGGTCCTGCCCTCCCACCGCGACGGCGGACAGGCCCAGTACCTCGCCGCCCCCGTCCCGGAGGACTGCCAGGACGACCGTCTCGCCGAGGTGCTCGCCTGGGCCCGCGCGCATCTGCACGAGCCGCTGCCCGTCGCGGAGCTGGCCCGCCGCGCCCTGATGAGCAGGCGTTCCTTCGCCCGCCGCTTCACCGCGGCGACCGGCACCACCCCGCACGCCTGGCTGGTCAACCTGCGGCTGAGCAGCGCCGAGGAACTCCTGGAGACCACCGACCTGCCGGTGGAGGAGATCGCCCACCGGGTCGGATACGGCAGCGCGGCCGTCCTGCGCGAGCAGTTCGTACGCCGCCGGGGCGTGCCGCCGCGGTCCTACCGACGCGCGTTCACGCGGGCGCCCTAG
- a CDS encoding VOC family protein encodes MAAHPEGTPCWADAIFPDVEAAKSFYGELLGWTFDAGSEEFGGYTQARSDGKAVAAVMPQMQGMDGPAAWNLYFASPDAAATAAKIRDSGGTIAVEPMRVGEFGTMVTAREPSGAYFSVWQPDTHQGFEKTGEAGAYCWAELTTRDPAATDAFLPSVFPFEAKRMDVDDVDFSVFEVGGEPVLGRLKMTEDFPPDVPPFINVHFAVDNCDAAIATVTKLGGQLFFGPMDSPFGRFATVADQQGAAFSVIDLTTTEGEMPSFS; translated from the coding sequence ATGGCTGCGCACCCGGAAGGTACGCCCTGCTGGGCGGACGCGATTTTCCCCGACGTGGAGGCCGCGAAGAGCTTCTACGGCGAGCTGCTCGGCTGGACGTTCGACGCCGGCTCGGAAGAGTTCGGCGGCTACACGCAGGCGCGCTCGGACGGCAAGGCCGTGGCGGCGGTCATGCCGCAGATGCAGGGCATGGACGGCCCCGCCGCCTGGAACCTCTACTTCGCGTCGCCCGACGCCGCCGCGACGGCCGCGAAGATCCGTGACAGCGGCGGAACCATCGCCGTGGAGCCGATGCGGGTCGGCGAGTTCGGCACCATGGTGACGGCCCGGGAGCCGAGCGGCGCGTACTTCAGCGTCTGGCAGCCGGACACCCACCAGGGCTTCGAGAAGACCGGCGAGGCCGGCGCGTACTGCTGGGCGGAGCTCACCACGCGGGACCCGGCGGCGACGGACGCGTTCCTGCCCTCTGTCTTCCCGTTCGAGGCGAAGAGGATGGACGTCGACGATGTCGACTTCAGCGTCTTCGAGGTCGGCGGCGAGCCGGTGCTCGGCCGCCTCAAGATGACCGAGGACTTCCCGCCGGACGTGCCGCCGTTCATCAACGTGCACTTCGCCGTGGACAACTGTGACGCCGCGATCGCCACCGTCACCAAGCTCGGCGGCCAGCTGTTCTTCGGCCCGATGGACAGCCCCTTCGGCCGCTTCGCCACGGTCGCCGACCAGCAGGGCGCCGCCTTCAGCGTCATCGACCTGACGACCACCGAGGGCGAGATGCCCTCGTTCTCCTAG
- a CDS encoding sigma-70 family RNA polymerase sigma factor, translated as MIGEHDPLVTAAQTGDQQAQDELVAGYLPLVYNIVGRALDGHADVDDVVQETMLRALAGLASLRDPASFRSWLVAIAMNEIRRHWQQRASGQKSPSPLHEAHDVADPGADFVDLTIIRLGLVGQRREVAEATRWLDTDDRALLSLWWLEVSGELTRSEVAAAMELPTQHATVRVQRMKTQLETARIVVRALAAAPRCPYLGEVVAPWDGTPSALWRKRLARHVRDCAMCSGHGAGLVLAERLLVGLALVPLSAALAAPGAIRAASAADAHHLAADAHHLAAGSPHISADAHRTAADPYEISGSRSAPARHAAKRHRMPRKSRTVAAGVAVLVVATGVIYSATRPSDDEQTEAQSLTASQPPSPAAPSTTASKPGKSPSASPSKTRKPSPKPTPSKTKAPKPKATTPKPTRTSSAPQAPQAPAGNSYSEEVTRLANAERAKSGCGPLTLNSKLGDAAQGHSDDMAERDFFDHTNPDGEDPGDRVTAAGYKWSTYGENIAAGQRTPSAVMDSWMNSSGHRANILNCSFKEIGIGYRQGSGGPWWTQNFGAR; from the coding sequence ATGATCGGTGAACACGATCCTCTGGTGACGGCGGCGCAGACCGGGGACCAGCAGGCGCAGGACGAGCTGGTGGCCGGATACCTGCCGCTGGTCTACAACATCGTCGGGCGGGCGCTCGACGGCCATGCCGACGTCGACGACGTCGTGCAGGAAACCATGCTGCGGGCACTGGCAGGACTGGCGTCGCTCCGCGACCCGGCGAGCTTCCGGTCCTGGCTCGTGGCCATCGCCATGAACGAGATCCGCAGGCACTGGCAGCAGCGTGCGTCCGGCCAGAAGAGCCCGAGCCCGCTCCACGAGGCGCACGACGTCGCTGACCCCGGCGCCGACTTCGTCGACCTGACCATCATCCGGCTCGGCCTGGTGGGGCAGCGCCGGGAGGTGGCCGAGGCCACGCGATGGCTGGACACCGACGACCGCGCGCTCCTTTCGCTGTGGTGGCTCGAGGTCTCCGGCGAGCTCACCCGGTCGGAGGTCGCCGCCGCCATGGAGCTGCCGACGCAGCACGCCACGGTCCGCGTCCAGCGGATGAAGACACAGCTGGAGACGGCCCGGATCGTGGTCCGCGCGCTGGCCGCGGCGCCTCGGTGCCCGTACCTGGGCGAAGTCGTGGCCCCCTGGGACGGCACGCCTTCCGCCCTGTGGCGCAAGCGCCTGGCCCGGCACGTCCGTGACTGCGCGATGTGCTCGGGCCACGGCGCCGGCCTGGTGCTCGCCGAGCGTCTGCTGGTGGGCCTCGCCCTGGTGCCGCTGTCCGCCGCGCTGGCCGCCCCCGGTGCGATACGCGCGGCGAGCGCGGCCGACGCACACCACCTCGCGGCCGACGCACACCACCTGGCGGCCGGCTCCCCGCACATATCGGCCGACGCACACCGCACAGCGGCCGATCCGTACGAGATATCCGGCTCCCGGAGCGCTCCGGCGAGACATGCGGCCAAGCGCCACCGGATGCCGCGCAAGAGCCGGACCGTGGCGGCGGGGGTCGCCGTGCTCGTCGTCGCGACCGGGGTCATCTACTCGGCCACGCGCCCCTCGGACGACGAGCAGACGGAAGCACAGTCGCTCACCGCCTCGCAGCCGCCCTCCCCGGCGGCTCCCTCCACCACGGCGTCCAAGCCGGGCAAGTCCCCCTCCGCCTCCCCCAGCAAGACGCGGAAGCCGTCCCCCAAGCCCACGCCGTCGAAGACCAAGGCGCCGAAGCCGAAGGCGACCACACCGAAGCCCACCCGCACCAGCAGCGCGCCCCAGGCCCCGCAGGCCCCGGCGGGCAACTCGTACAGCGAAGAGGTCACCCGGCTCGCGAACGCCGAGCGCGCCAAGAGCGGCTGCGGCCCGCTGACCCTCAACAGCAAGCTGGGAGACGCGGCGCAGGGCCACTCCGACGACATGGCCGAGCGCGACTTCTTCGACCACACGAACCCCGACGGCGAGGACCCCGGCGACCGGGTCACGGCGGCGGGCTACAAGTGGAGCACCTACGGCGAGAACATCGCGGCGGGCCAGCGCACCCCCTCTGCCGTGATGGACTCCTGGATGAACAGCTCCGGCCACCGCGCCAACATCCTCAACTGCTCCTTCAAGGAGATCGGCATCGGCTACCGGCAGGGCAGCGGCGGCCCCTGGTGGACGCAGAACTTCGGCGCGCGGTGA
- a CDS encoding serine hydrolase domain-containing protein: MEYSGWADERYGAVADVFSRNFDEFGELGASVAVFVDGRQVVDLWGGVADERTGRPWDEHTVVPVFSCAKGVVSVCVHLLAQEGRLDLDAPVALHWPEFARGGKEAITPRMILAHRAGLPALDRTLSFDEITGWTPVVRAIEEQKPLWEPGAAHEYHGHTFGFVLGELIRRVTGLTPGAYFREAIGVRLGLRTWIGLPEKEVAQLARLVEAEGRPGNPDPESLVMRIVTMNGAFAFPGLDAPHGWNDPALLRAEIPGAGAVSSARSLATLYAAAATGVDGSARLLTRDTVTDALRELTAGPSWSGFPDLGARWGSGFLLDAPRFRPMLGARSFGNDGSGGQFAFGDDEFGVGFAYTANRMIGHGDARSARLIAAVEECLPGA, translated from the coding sequence ATGGAGTACAGCGGGTGGGCCGACGAGCGGTACGGGGCGGTCGCGGACGTCTTCTCGCGGAACTTCGACGAGTTCGGTGAACTCGGCGCGTCCGTCGCGGTGTTCGTCGATGGACGCCAGGTCGTCGATCTGTGGGGCGGCGTCGCGGACGAACGGACCGGGCGCCCGTGGGACGAGCACACGGTCGTCCCGGTCTTCTCTTGCGCCAAGGGCGTCGTCAGCGTCTGCGTCCATCTCCTCGCCCAGGAGGGCCGCCTGGATCTCGACGCTCCGGTGGCCCTGCACTGGCCGGAGTTCGCACGCGGCGGCAAGGAGGCGATCACGCCGCGCATGATCCTCGCGCACCGCGCCGGACTGCCCGCTCTCGACCGCACCCTGAGCTTCGACGAGATCACCGGGTGGACGCCGGTGGTCCGTGCGATCGAGGAGCAGAAGCCGCTCTGGGAGCCGGGAGCCGCCCACGAGTACCACGGGCACACCTTCGGCTTCGTGCTCGGCGAGCTGATCCGCCGCGTCACCGGCCTCACCCCGGGCGCGTACTTCCGTGAGGCCATCGGCGTCCGGCTCGGCCTGCGGACCTGGATCGGCCTGCCCGAGAAGGAGGTCGCCCAACTGGCCCGGCTCGTCGAGGCGGAGGGCAGGCCGGGGAACCCCGACCCCGAGTCCCTGGTCATGCGGATCGTGACGATGAACGGTGCCTTCGCCTTCCCCGGCCTCGACGCACCGCACGGCTGGAACGACCCGGCGCTGCTGCGCGCCGAGATCCCCGGCGCGGGCGCGGTGTCTTCGGCGCGCTCACTGGCGACGCTGTACGCGGCCGCGGCGACGGGAGTCGACGGCTCGGCGCGGCTGCTCACCCGGGACACCGTGACCGACGCGCTGCGCGAACTCACCGCGGGCCCCTCCTGGTCGGGCTTCCCCGACCTCGGTGCCCGCTGGGGTTCGGGCTTCCTGCTCGACGCCCCGCGGTTCCGGCCGATGCTGGGCGCGCGGAGCTTCGGCAACGACGGCTCGGGCGGTCAATTCGCCTTCGGGGACGATGAGTTCGGCGTGGGCTTCGCCTACACCGCGAACCGGATGATCGGCCATGGCGACGCGCGGTCCGCGCGACTCATCGCGGCGGTCGAGGAGTGCTTGCCGGGGGCGTGA
- a CDS encoding alpha/beta fold hydrolase: MPPAAPAIENFSYRRVPVSEDVSEGVSLNVAVGGSGPPLVLLHGFPQTHLMWRHVAADLAADHTVICPDLRGYGASDKPAETDGTTYSKRTMAADVVAAARALGHDRFALAGHDRGALVAFRAGLDHPGTITHLACLDVLPTLDMWDVMHGVTAAVGFHLYLMAQPPGLPEQLIAAAPDAFFGHFLDIWTNDPKAIPADVRAAYLGACRAAVPSIVADYRASAGIDVDHDRADRDAGSTLRMPVAVLQQDWGAALGFDAPSLWGAWAPDLRHIPVTCGHFMAEEAPAEVADALRDLLAR; this comes from the coding sequence ATGCCCCCTGCCGCCCCTGCCATCGAGAACTTCAGCTACCGGCGTGTGCCCGTCTCGGAGGACGTCTCCGAGGGCGTCTCGCTGAACGTGGCCGTCGGCGGCTCTGGCCCGCCGCTCGTGCTCCTTCACGGCTTCCCGCAGACCCATCTGATGTGGCGGCATGTCGCCGCCGATCTCGCCGCGGACCACACGGTGATCTGCCCCGACCTGCGCGGCTACGGGGCGAGCGACAAACCCGCGGAGACCGACGGCACCACGTACTCCAAGCGCACGATGGCCGCCGACGTCGTCGCCGCGGCCCGCGCGCTCGGCCACGACCGCTTCGCGCTGGCCGGGCACGACCGCGGCGCCCTGGTCGCCTTCCGCGCGGGACTCGACCACCCCGGCACGATCACGCATCTGGCCTGCCTGGACGTGCTGCCCACGCTGGACATGTGGGACGTGATGCACGGCGTCACCGCCGCAGTCGGCTTCCACCTGTATCTGATGGCCCAACCCCCGGGCCTTCCCGAGCAGTTGATCGCCGCCGCACCGGACGCGTTCTTCGGCCACTTCCTCGACATCTGGACGAACGACCCGAAGGCGATCCCCGCCGACGTGCGCGCCGCCTATCTGGGCGCCTGTCGCGCCGCGGTGCCCTCGATCGTGGCCGACTACCGTGCCTCCGCCGGTATCGACGTCGACCACGACCGGGCCGACCGGGACGCCGGCAGCACGCTGCGGATGCCGGTGGCAGTGCTGCAACAGGACTGGGGCGCCGCGCTCGGCTTCGACGCGCCATCCCTGTGGGGCGCCTGGGCGCCGGACCTGCGGCACATCCCCGTCACCTGCGGCCACTTCATGGCCGAGGAGGCGCCCGCCGAGGTCGCCGATGCGCTGCGGGACCTCCTCGCCCGCTGA
- a CDS encoding BTAD domain-containing putative transcriptional regulator — MQVTFGVLGPVAAWDGAGDAVALKGPRHRAVLARLIVARRRVVPVARLVDDLWVDPPQDAVGAVRTFVAALRRALEPERPPRTPARLLVTEGPGYALRAEQGAVDAWRFEQAVTDAATLPPREAIDRLEEAFGWWRGPAYAEFTEEAWAGAERSRLGELRLHAVERRAEARLDLGRAADAVPDLDAHVAEHPWREDAWRLLALALYRTGRQGDALAVLRRARALLVEQLGVDPGPALRRLEADILGQARHLDPVPSRTGDAAERVWARATTAYDRTVASSARARLDSTVGLLRNLAVTGGGGLEAAREHRVAAIEAAEELGDAELTARVIGAYDVPAIWTRVDDPRRAAQVVAAAERTLAALGPDAHPAARARLLATIALESRGTRSARGPQAARQAEEIARRIDDPGLLAFALNGLFMQTFHRTGLAAQRDAIGAELVALSTRHGLATYEVLGHLIRLQARSALADFPGADGHAAAADLLAERHELPLVGVFTHWYAALRLAATGRAPAAETAYRKAAARLDGAGMPGLERGLLPLALLSLDCGPQASTDVRIGRGLDESTDWGPYEPWARPLVLLTQGRRGDAAKALRLLPDPPRDLMLEALWCLAGRAAIAVDDRETMERAHTELTSASRELAGAGSGLLTLGPVARHLDDLATALRRRR, encoded by the coding sequence GTGCAGGTCACGTTCGGGGTGCTCGGGCCGGTGGCGGCCTGGGACGGTGCCGGGGACGCCGTCGCGCTGAAGGGGCCGCGGCACCGCGCGGTGCTCGCCCGGCTGATCGTCGCCCGCCGCCGCGTCGTCCCGGTCGCCCGCCTGGTCGACGACCTGTGGGTGGACCCGCCCCAGGACGCGGTCGGGGCCGTACGCACCTTCGTGGCCGCGCTGCGCCGCGCCCTGGAGCCGGAGCGCCCGCCCCGCACACCCGCCCGGCTGCTCGTCACCGAGGGCCCGGGGTACGCCCTGCGCGCCGAGCAAGGCGCGGTGGACGCCTGGCGCTTCGAGCAGGCCGTGACCGACGCCGCGACCCTGCCGCCGCGGGAGGCCATCGACCGCCTGGAGGAGGCGTTCGGGTGGTGGCGCGGCCCCGCCTACGCCGAGTTCACCGAGGAGGCCTGGGCCGGCGCCGAGCGCTCCCGCCTTGGCGAGCTGCGCCTGCACGCCGTCGAGCGCCGGGCCGAGGCGCGCCTCGACCTGGGACGTGCCGCCGACGCGGTGCCGGATCTCGACGCGCACGTGGCCGAGCACCCCTGGCGTGAGGACGCCTGGCGGCTCCTTGCCCTCGCGCTCTACCGCACCGGCCGCCAGGGCGACGCGCTCGCGGTCCTGCGCCGGGCCCGCGCGCTCCTGGTCGAGCAGCTCGGCGTGGACCCCGGCCCGGCCCTTCGCCGCCTGGAGGCGGACATCCTCGGCCAGGCCCGCCACCTCGACCCCGTGCCGTCACGGACCGGGGACGCGGCGGAACGGGTGTGGGCCCGGGCCACCACCGCCTACGACCGGACCGTGGCGTCCAGCGCCCGCGCCAGGCTGGACTCGACGGTGGGTCTGCTGCGCAACCTGGCGGTGACCGGAGGCGGCGGCCTCGAAGCGGCGCGCGAGCACCGCGTGGCGGCCATCGAGGCGGCGGAGGAACTGGGCGACGCGGAACTCACCGCCCGAGTGATCGGCGCGTACGACGTCCCGGCGATCTGGACCCGTGTCGACGACCCACGCCGGGCCGCACAGGTCGTGGCGGCGGCCGAACGCACCCTGGCCGCGCTCGGTCCTGACGCGCACCCGGCGGCGCGGGCCCGCCTCCTTGCCACGATCGCCCTGGAGTCACGCGGCACCCGATCGGCGCGCGGGCCCCAGGCCGCCCGCCAGGCCGAGGAGATCGCCCGCCGCATCGACGACCCCGGACTCCTCGCGTTCGCCCTCAACGGCCTGTTCATGCAGACCTTCCACCGCACGGGTCTGGCCGCTCAGCGGGACGCGATCGGCGCCGAACTCGTCGCCCTGTCCACCCGGCACGGGCTCGCCACCTACGAGGTCCTCGGCCACCTCATCCGCCTCCAGGCCCGCAGCGCGCTCGCGGACTTCCCTGGCGCCGACGGCCACGCGGCGGCCGCGGACCTCCTGGCGGAGCGTCACGAGCTGCCGCTGGTGGGCGTGTTCACCCACTGGTACGCGGCGCTGCGGCTCGCCGCCACCGGCCGGGCCCCGGCAGCCGAGACCGCCTACCGGAAAGCCGCGGCGCGACTGGACGGCGCGGGCATGCCCGGCCTGGAGCGCGGACTGCTGCCGCTGGCCCTGCTGTCCCTGGACTGCGGGCCGCAGGCTTCCACCGACGTACGAATCGGTCGAGGCCTGGACGAGAGCACGGACTGGGGGCCCTACGAACCCTGGGCCCGACCCCTCGTGCTGCTGACCCAGGGCCGCCGCGGCGACGCGGCAAAGGCGCTGCGCCTGCTCCCCGACCCGCCCCGCGACCTGATGCTCGAAGCCCTCTGGTGCCTGGCGGGGCGTGCGGCGATCGCCGTGGACGACCGGGAGACGATGGAGCGCGCCCATACCGAACTGACGTCGGCCTCCAGGGAGTTGGCGGGAGCGGGCAGCGGCCTGCTCACCCTGGGCCCGGTCGCCCGCCACCTCGACGACCTGGCCACAGCGCTCCGCCGCCGCAGGTGA
- a CDS encoding electron transfer flavoprotein subunit alpha/FixB family protein: MAEVLVFVDHVDGSVRKPTLELLTLARRVGEPVALALGAGAAETAGVLAEHGAVKVLTADAAEFAEYLVVPKVDALQAAYDAVSPAAVLVPSSAEGKEIAARLAVRIKSGIITDAVDLEASDQGPVATQSAFAASYSTKSRVSTGTPVITVKPNSAAVEAAPAAGAVEALAVSFSEQATGTKVTGRTPRESTGRPELTEAAIVVSGGRGVNGADNFHLIESLADSLGAAVGASRAAVDAGWYPHSNQVGQTGKSVSPQLYIASGISGAIQHRAGMQTSKTIVAINKDAEAPIFDLVDYGMVGDLFDVVPQLTDEVNTRKG; this comes from the coding sequence ATGGCTGAAGTTCTCGTCTTTGTCGACCACGTGGACGGCTCTGTCCGCAAGCCCACCCTGGAGCTTTTGACGCTGGCCCGCCGGGTCGGTGAGCCCGTCGCGCTGGCGCTTGGTGCCGGTGCCGCCGAGACGGCCGGGGTGCTGGCCGAGCACGGTGCGGTCAAGGTCCTGACCGCCGATGCCGCCGAGTTCGCCGAGTACCTGGTGGTGCCGAAGGTGGACGCGCTGCAGGCCGCCTACGACGCGGTGTCCCCGGCCGCGGTGCTGGTGCCGTCGTCCGCCGAGGGCAAGGAGATCGCCGCCCGTCTGGCGGTGCGCATCAAGTCCGGCATCATCACCGACGCCGTCGACCTGGAGGCCTCCGACCAGGGCCCGGTCGCCACGCAGTCCGCGTTCGCCGCGTCCTACTCGACCAAGTCGCGTGTCTCCACGGGCACTCCGGTCATCACGGTCAAGCCGAACTCGGCCGCCGTGGAGGCGGCCCCGGCAGCGGGCGCCGTCGAGGCCCTCGCCGTCTCCTTCTCGGAGCAGGCCACCGGCACCAAGGTGACCGGGCGCACGCCGCGTGAGTCGACCGGGCGTCCGGAGCTGACCGAGGCCGCGATCGTGGTCTCCGGTGGGCGCGGGGTGAACGGCGCGGACAACTTCCACCTCATCGAGTCCCTGGCCGACAGCCTGGGCGCGGCCGTGGGCGCTTCGCGCGCCGCGGTGGACGCGGGCTGGTACCCGCACTCCAACCAGGTCGGCCAGACCGGCAAGAGCGTCTCGCCGCAGCTGTACATCGCCTCGGGCATCTCGGGCGCGATCCAGCACCGGGCGGGCATGCAGACCTCGAAGACGATCGTGGCGATCAACAAGGATGCCGAGGCCCCGATCTTCGACCTGGTCGACTACGGCATGGTCGGCGACCTCTTCGACGTCGTCCCCCAGCTCACCGACGAGGTCAACACCCGCAAGGGCTAG
- a CDS encoding electron transfer flavoprotein subunit beta/FixA family protein gives MSLRIVVTVKYVPDATGDRHFADDLTVDRDDVDGLLSELDEYAVEQALQIADEADDAEITVLTVGPEDAKDALRKALSMGADKAIHVEDDDLHGTDIIGTSLVLAKAIEKAGYDLVISGMASTDGTAGVVPALLAERLGVPQVTLLSEVAVADGVVKGRRDGDAASEQLEASLPAVVSVTDQSGEARYPSFKGIMAAKKKPVESWDLSDLDLEAEEVGLEGAWTKVESATERPARTAGTIVKDEGDGAKQLAEFLAGQKFI, from the coding sequence GTGAGCTTGAGGATCGTTGTCACCGTGAAGTACGTGCCTGACGCCACCGGCGACCGGCACTTCGCCGATGACCTGACCGTCGACCGTGACGACGTGGACGGCCTGCTGTCGGAGCTCGACGAGTACGCGGTCGAGCAGGCCCTGCAGATTGCCGACGAGGCGGACGACGCGGAGATCACCGTGCTGACGGTGGGTCCTGAGGACGCCAAGGACGCGCTGCGCAAGGCGCTGTCCATGGGCGCCGACAAGGCGATCCACGTCGAGGACGACGACCTGCACGGCACGGACATCATCGGTACGTCGCTTGTCCTGGCCAAGGCGATCGAGAAGGCCGGCTATGACCTGGTGATCTCGGGCATGGCGTCCACGGACGGCACGGCGGGCGTGGTGCCGGCGCTGCTGGCCGAGCGTCTGGGGGTGCCGCAGGTGACGCTGCTGTCCGAGGTGGCGGTGGCGGACGGTGTGGTCAAGGGCCGTCGGGACGGTGACGCGGCCAGTGAGCAGCTGGAGGCCTCGCTTCCGGCGGTGGTGTCGGTGACCGACCAGTCGGGCGAGGCCCGCTACCCCTCGTTCAAGGGGATCATGGCGGCGAAGAAGAAGCCGGTGGAGTCCTGGGACCTCTCCGACCTCGACCTGGAGGCCGAGGAAGTGGGCCTGGAGGGTGCCTGGACGAAGGTCGAATCGGCCACCGAGCGTCCCGCGCGCACCGCGGGCACGATCGTCAAGGACGAGGGCGATGGCGCCAAGCAGCTCGCCGAGTTCCTCGCGGGCCAGAAGTTCATCTAG
- a CDS encoding TetR family transcriptional regulator, translating into MTEARGPAKKAPMREVLAKAAFQLFLERGFEQTTVDDIVARAGVGRRSFFRYFPSKEDAVFPDHERCLADMTAFLEAADGVDPVDAVCDAARIVLRMYATNPEFSVQRYRLTQEVPGLRTYELSVVRRYERTMAGYLRGRYDGAEDGSLRAEVIAAAVVAAHNNALRSWLRSGGEGDAEAAVDHALGLVREGWGSGATSGDVADDVHEEVVVMVVSKRAPMWRVVQRVESALGQESD; encoded by the coding sequence ATGACTGAGGCGCGCGGACCAGCGAAGAAGGCCCCCATGCGGGAGGTGCTCGCCAAGGCGGCGTTCCAGCTGTTCCTGGAGCGCGGCTTCGAGCAGACCACGGTGGACGACATCGTGGCGCGGGCCGGGGTCGGGCGCCGCTCCTTCTTCCGGTACTTCCCGTCCAAAGAGGACGCGGTCTTCCCCGACCACGAGCGCTGCCTCGCCGACATGACGGCCTTCCTCGAAGCGGCCGACGGCGTCGATCCGGTGGACGCCGTGTGCGACGCGGCCCGGATCGTGCTGCGCATGTACGCCACGAACCCCGAGTTCTCCGTGCAGCGCTACCGCCTCACGCAGGAGGTCCCCGGCCTCCGTACGTACGAACTCTCCGTGGTGCGCCGCTACGAACGCACCATGGCCGGCTACCTCCGCGGCCGATACGACGGGGCCGAGGACGGCTCCCTGCGCGCCGAGGTGATCGCCGCCGCCGTGGTCGCCGCGCACAACAACGCCCTGCGCTCCTGGCTGCGTTCGGGCGGCGAAGGCGACGCCGAGGCGGCGGTGGACCATGCGCTCGGGCTCGTGCGGGAAGGGTGGGGGAGCGGCGCCACCAGCGGAGACGTAGCCGACGACGTCCATGAAGAGGTCGTCGTCATGGTGGTCTCTAAGCGCGCGCCCATGTGGCGCGTGGTGCAGCGCGTCGAGTCCGCCCTCGGCCAGGAATCAGACTGA
- a CDS encoding Zn-ribbon domain-containing OB-fold protein has translation MIYQRCRWCGTASFRRMLCPVCASSDLAPEHSDGEGVVVQSSVVNRYTGTARNESLVRFPEGFVFRCRVVGASPHLVWVGARVRPVAGSDPETGEAVFELCETHTSADW, from the coding sequence ATGATCTACCAGCGCTGCCGATGGTGCGGCACCGCGTCCTTCCGGCGCATGCTGTGTCCGGTGTGCGCGTCCAGTGATCTGGCCCCCGAGCACAGCGACGGCGAAGGCGTCGTCGTCCAGTCCAGCGTGGTCAACCGCTACACGGGCACCGCACGCAACGAATCCCTCGTCCGCTTCCCCGAAGGGTTCGTGTTCCGCTGCCGTGTCGTGGGTGCCTCGCCGCACCTCGTGTGGGTCGGCGCGCGCGTGCGGCCCGTGGCCGGGTCCGATCCGGAGACCGGTGAGGCCGTCTTCGAGCTCTGCGAGACGCACACGAGCGCCGACTGGTAG